GTGTTCACCCTTTGTCTACGACTTATTCTTCTGACGTTACCCGCAAGAACCTGTTTGAAGAGCCTTGCAGTTCTCCGCTCCCGAGTTAACTTCATCTCTTGTTATTTGCCTCGGATGTTCACGGATGAACAAATTAGATAGTCGACAGGTGAGCAACAGGCGCTCATGTAGCACTGCACGTTGTACGCTGAGTGCCTCACGGGACCTGGGTCACGTGCACACGTCCACGGGACTGGGTTACAGTACATCTGCCTCCTTCTCAGCTGTTTTATACGGAAGACGTGGGCTATACGTTAAATGCGAAGCAGGGACACTTTCTGCACCGCACTGCAGCTAGCCCGATTTGCAACGCAAACGGCGCCAGCTTTAATAATCACGGCTCACGGACTTACTTTACACCCAGCAGAGGATTCGTCGCTCAATTCCCGCGGCCCCGCTTCGCCACTCTTGCTTTGGCCGGCGTCGAAAATAAGCGAGTTTTCTGGGTGGCTGTAGTGGCAGCATCCACTACGACGTGCTACGTCACAGATGGGTCACCTAAGCGAAGATGCGTCTTTCGAAACAGATCAATGCGCCAAGATGACTACCAACTCGTATAGACTGGCGGCTGCTTTGCCAGGAAAAAAAACAATTCTGATCAGAGTGGCAACTTGGTATTCCTCTTGATCGTTTACGCGTGGCTGTACGTCCCGTCTTCAGGAAGTGCTTTATGCAGGAGCGTCGTGAGCTTGCGGAGCTTGTACGCTGAGACGCAAGTGGTACAGGGAAAGTAGCACGGAGCGTTGCAGAAACACTACACACCCGTTTGTCGCAAGTGGGATCCACTTGAAAAGCGGCAGGCTCAGTTTCAGGTGTTCCCACGCGCTGCGGGGCCAGTTTGAGGTCGTCCTTCCGAGTTCCAGccgacgcatgcagcagcttgATTTCACACAGGTGGCGAGCCGCCATGCATTCCTTCAGTTGGAGAACCTCCCTTTTCTGGACTCTTTCCGCACTGCCAGAGGCGACCTCAGAAGTCATGGCCACGAGGGTGCTACGGTGTTGCTTCCGTCTCTACCCAGAGAAGCATGTCACTGACGCTAATGGTGCGTGTCTTTTCCAGAATGTGTCTCACAGAACGAATTCAGAGACTGATATGTCCAGTGGTTGAAAGGGAGAAGCCTCCCAACTCTTCCGTAATCGGCCGCACGCCGCTCTCGTGTCCTTGATCGGCCGCACGCCGCCCACTTGTCCTTACCGTTGACGATAGAAAGTAGACAGGAGACGCCCGCTGTTGCGCAGACACCGGTGAAAAGAGCACGGTGAGATTCTCCACCGCGGAAGTAGACATAAATCTGGTCGCGCTCCGTAGAGAACGATATGATGCAGAGGTCTCGAGCGAAGAGCAGCAGCTCGTAAGCGCTGAGGAGGAGATGCCCTGCACATGCTTGAAAGAGTTTCGATGGAGAACCGTGCCGCAGACCAGCAATACCAAGCGACATACTGACCGTCAGGACAAGCAAATTAATGCTTGTGTGCACCGTGCTCCAGCTGAACCGTCCGTCAAGACATTTTGGATGCAGCGTGATGGCTAGAGCCAGGGCGAAGTTTCCGACGTTGCAGAGAACGTTCAGCACCCACTGCAACATCAGACACGACGAGCACTGTCGGAACTGTTTCGTTTCTTCCTCATCAAAATATTTGGCGTACGACCTCGCTGGAAAGTCCCACAGCGCGGAGAAGCCAGAGCCACTGGCGCCCTTTACGCCAGGAATACTGTCATCATCTGGCGACTCTACCAATCGCTCGCTGCTTTCCTGCATGGTGGCCGCCATTCCCCAGCGACGTTTATTCGACAGTCACGGTGACTGGTTCCTTTTTATGCAATGTTCCTTAGCAAGAACGAGTACCGGTCGCCTCCTGGCCGGCTCTCTCCGGCAGATGGCTGCAGAACCAGCGGAAATTCAAAATTAGGCAGATACGGCTGCTCATTCGAAGAAGATTGATATCAGGGCACAGGACTCAAGCATGTCTGCTCGGAGATTGGAGGCAGTCCTCGATGCTGGTCAACCGTTGCCAGCTCGAGGATTGAGCGTGGCAGCAAAGAGAAAATTACCGACATGCAGACAGCTTATGTCCAGACCAACACTCGTTGCACATGCTATGAACTTGGAATCGAAGAAGTTTCGCGTCCGACTTGCTGTGGATAGGACAGAAATGAGAGAAAATGCTCACAAAATGAAAGCTGAAAAGCCTGACCCGCAACGAAAAGCCTGACCCGCAACGAAAAGCCAGCCTTGCTGCCGTTGCCAGGTCTACAACGCCAACGCAACGCGAAGGCCGCCCCCATCTCCCCCCAGTTGTCTTGCACGGCTAGCGGTTTGGCCAGCACGAATGGTCACCGACTCTCAACCCTTTTGAGCTGCTGGTGCATCAAGTATTTTGCTTATAACACCATTACCTAATGAATCATCCCGCATGCGATGTTTTGCTGATTTCAAGATCAGTGTGCTCCAGATTTGGTCCCTCAGCTTTTCGGTTatgggcgcctgcggcactAGTGCTATTTTGGGTCGAGGCGGGTGCTGCTGAGAACACACGCCGTGCGCCTAGTAAGGGGAGCACTCTAGACTTGCATCACCATCACGGTTGACGTACAAGATCTCATGAACAACTGCTCTGAATTGGAACTGGCCAGGTGAGCTTCCTTGTTGATGCCGCGATTCCAGGCCACCTCGGAGGCGTTGTTGTCAGGAGCCACAACGCGCTCCACGACCTACCCATCCAACGTGCTTGCGTTTCAAGGCCGTGTATGCGGGTAAATTCCGCGAGTACGTCTGTCTTCCACCGCGATCCATAGTGACTCGATATTGACGCTAGCAGGAAGGCCCCAAACACAGGCTCTACTTACTAAATGGCGCTttgctccagcagcagcagactgAAATATTGCGTCTCGCATCCAATAGGTGCGGGCCTTGACGTTTGTGTTGTGCCGCAAAATTCTATCGTCTGCGCAGGGCTCCGGTAACTCGGGAGGCGTCCCTCGCGTTCTATGCACAGATTTCACCGGACAGCCCTGGTTTCTTTGTAAAGGTTTTCAtcgtcgtctgctgcagcataGAAGTCTCCCATCGCAGTCACTCATGAGATAGAGACATATGGGGAACACGGGGTAACGGATGCCAAGGAGTGTCCACCCCTCAGAGGACCCCTATTTCCTTTCAGCAGACATTTCCCTTTCCAcacgcgagctgctgcttcaTGAGGGAGTTCTACAGGTCGCCAGTACAAAGGGTGCGTTCGGTCCCACCGCTTGACACGCAAGCAGGAACGCCCCGCGCATCCCTGGATACACAGTCAAACAGGCATGTTCGCTATGTATCACACCACATGTGGTGCACGAAAGtgcagacgacggaggcggcctcCATTTTCCGTGCACTATATGAGCTCCGCCGCAGTATCGAAAACTCAGATGGCTGACTTGTGCTCAGAGCTCAAAGTGAATGCCATCAGCCTGGGGCTTGTGCCCGATACAttcacgcgcgccgccctgttTCTGATAAAGCGCCACATACACTCGCCCGCTTCAGGACGAGCTGCTCTGTTCACGCTTGACGAATAAAAACTGGCTGTATGGCAGTTGCAAGTGCGGGACCCGCGGCGGCACTGCAGCCAGCAACGCCGTCTTTTTGAAGGGGCACGCCACTCATTGCATACCTTAAACAAATGTTCAGTACGCAACGCGGCAGCGGACCGCCACCTCCCTGTTGAGGCGACGAGCCACGTCGTGATCTCTATATCCCTCTCTTGCTGGGTGGAACTCCCAACATGAATTTTGCGTTGTCAAAAGGCTCTACGTGGGGCCGCGTAACAGACTGAAACAGAAGCCGCCTTGACATCTCGTGCGTCTACCGGGACCATGCTCTGCGAAGACTTGTCGCAGCACTCGATAAGCCATCACTTCCCGTCACACGTTTCATTGAAGACAGTGGACAGTACTTCCCCGCAAGCGACTAGTTGCTTTCAACGAGTTGTGCACTGCGGCCCCTCAGAAAAAAGATCGATAATCGAAGTGATGGCCAGAatttctctgctgcctcaATGAGGACGTCTACGGGCTGCGGATCTTCTGCATTTCCACGGAGAAGCCACGCTGATCACTGAGGAAGAGGACTGGCTGGTAGGGCCGCGTTTCCCGGAAAGCCATTGACGCAGTAAATGAAGCCTCTTTGACGAAGTGCCCTTTTGTGCGTGTACAGCGACGGCCATTTTAGCCGTTGTATCCAATGCTGCATCCCGTGCAGCTTCGTCGCCACTCTCTAATAAAGCTCACTTGTTAATCAATTCTCGAGTCCCGCCAGGCCAGCTCGAGGACGCCATGCGGTCCGCAGCCATAGATGACCTCTCGAACACAAGCCGTTTCGCTCTGGGAAGTCGTTAGAAACCTTTTTACCCCGCTGATTTCAATGCACGTCTTCCGCaaccgtcgccgcgcgccctgaTCTGTTACTACGGAGACGGGGAATGTTGCTGCGAACACATCCCGGTCTAGCACACACCACCCGGTGCTTCAACACTTGGGCATATGACGCCTTTCGCTTTCGACGATGCCACTATCGGAGTCGTGTCTCTTGAGATAATACGCTTAGGTGCTCTCTTCAGCCCCGTTCGGTCCTCACGATTTATTGGATGCGCGAGGGACCGATCTTCAATTGCCTCCTTTCGGTGCTTCCCATCTATAGCGGTCTCCCCCTCCTGCAGACGTGCCGAAGAAACGTTGTCCCAGTGCCCCCTGCGGACATAGGATCGATGACCCATCGTGTCCACATGTAAGTCCTTGAAAGTCAGCGGAAGGCGAAAACTGGGTGTTGACGCGGCAAACACTCGCGCGGTAGAGTTGGATGCCAGCCAGGCTGAGCAAGACAGGGAAGCAGGCTTATATACGAGGAACTGCGTTGAAGGCAGAAATGGAGGACAACGCCCCGAACGGGAGGAGGGCAGCCCGTGTaccggagggagagggagaggaaacagACTTTGTATGGGCTGCGGCTGTATTGACGTAGGGTCACGTGTTTCGGTCTCAGGCGACGGGAGAATACtttgcgtctttttctttctttttcttgtAGCTTAGTATGCACTGAGTTTTGACTTTCTCAGGGCCTTCCTCAGTTTCGGAGGGGAGCTTTCCGTTTCCCCTTGCTTCCAACACGGTACCCGTCGCGTGGGGAGGGAAAACCTCATTCACAGCACTTCTTCCTCTGGTACACCACACTGCGTAAACGTTGGATTGTTTTTTTGCTTGGTAGCGTTAAAGCGGAagttctctttctcttctgtcaTTTTTTTGGCTCTTCGCGTTCATTTCTGTTGCTTCTGGCGTCTCGCCAACGATTAACGCTCCGTCGTCCTCTCGATCCTGCGTTCCAGTGACGCCTGCCAACAAACACCCCGGCGCTTTTCCTCTTGTGAGATCCGGTCTTCCTCTTATCTGTTCACACTCCCGTTGGCAATCAGTACTACTTTGGTTGTGTTGTTTCAGTTTTCTGGTAAAGGCAGCTGATTTCCCGCCTGGACGGTTTCTGTCTCGTTTCGGTTTGTTTTCTTGTCGCCCTTTGCCACCCGACGTCTCGCGATCGCTGGGTTAACCGCCGTCCCTTCTCCATTTTGTggcgtttttccttctccgaGTTTGTTCGTCGGACGTCTGCTTTTTTCCACTGCCCAGGCTCTCGCACTCGCGAATCTGTGGGCTCTGCGTCCCTGGAGACCAGGTGTTTTTGAGTGCAACAAAAATGGCATTCGACGGTCCGAACAACGGCACTGCAGCAGGGGGCATCCCCGAAGAAGACTCGGGAATTCCTCTCCCCTACGTCGAGGGCGAAGCCCACGCACCGCAGAATccggagctgctgcagcaccaaatgccagcgccgcaggcgtttGATCAAGATGGGGTTGTGTCCGGCGACaacagcgccagcgcgccggtaggcgacgaggccgcggttCCGTTGGGGGGGCATCCCATTCCAGATGAAGGCGCGCGGAACGAGGGAGACAGTGGCTCGCCGCATCAAGCCTCAGACCCCGATGAccaggccggcggcgcgcctcagcgcgcgagcggcgaaaCCGACAAAGAAGTGCAAATGCGCAAGCTCTTCGTTGGCGGCCTGAGCCGATCCACGACGAGTAAGacacagcggcgccgcgagttTCTGAAGTACTAGCTCCTCTTTCACCTGAGTAGATCTCGGCATTCGGCGCTCTCCAAGCGACGGCATATCGGGGGCACTGAATGTGGAACATGCGCCGCTCTCTTGCGGGCGGGGCGTAGAGGACGTGgcctccgcgcagcgagagatGGGGCGCTGGTGcttctcttcgcgccgcgATTTGTCGAATGTTCTCAAGAATCGTGCGCGAGGGGCACAGGATGAGAAAACCTACATGAATACACCACAAATGGGGGGGGGAGTCGAACCACATTGGTTCGCGGAGTGTTTCGTACTGCGGAGCGAATCGGATTTCGCAGAGTCTGTTTCGCCGCGAGAGTCGCGTTGCCCGTGACTCGTTGCCAACAACGTGAGCGGCCGGTGCGGTCGATCTGGCATTTGTGAAgtggcaggcgcgcgtggcAGATTGTCGTCTCTCTGAGGGCCGGAGCTCATGGGTCTTTTTTGTATGCGGGGTGTGTGGCGCAGCGGATAGTCTGCGCACGTACTTCCAGCAGTACGGGGACGTCGCGGACAGTGAAGTTCTTTTTGACAAATTTACCGGCAGGAGCCGCGGCTTCGGTTTCATCACGTTTACCACGCCGGACCCGATcgcacgcgtcgccgacATGCGCCACACCGTGGACGGAACTCAGGTAGGCTTTCactctctcttctgttttATCTCGAACGCGtcttttcctccgcgtccgcggctcccCGACACACCTCTCGCAgtcggcctccgcagacgTAACGCCCGACCGAGCAGCCCCGCGCCCGGCGGGCGGTCGCGCGCCAGCCAAAGGTGGAGGCAGACCGTCTTTGGGGGGCGAGCCGCTGGAGGCTCGGCGGAGTCGCGGCCTGCTGGGAGGCTGGTGCAGGCTCACGGTTCGCGGAAAGGGCTGCCCGCACGCCATTTTAGGGGCACGCGTGTTGGTgcggcgcgagtgcggcAGCACCTGGTGCAGCGCCCAGGGGGCTCTGAAGTAaaagacgcggagggaggacgcgcagaggaaaggGCAGGGGCAAGAAGGCacttgctgcggcgcgtggggGCGCGCAGAGTGATACAAACGACAGGACtcgagaggaggacgagagctgcagccgcgcgtggcGGAGAGATGTGCGGAATTTTCGGGggtttcctcctcctcttaGTTCACCACAGTGTCTCAGCTTGGGAGaatcgagagagagaggcagagacgagcgGACACTTttcgctgcagagaacgTGGTGATTCTTCGCGTCGTGGAGATTCCGCTATCCAGCAGCACCAGGCTGTAGCTACAcgcgacgagagcgacgacagcgaacgagagaaggcacgcgcagcgtcaggcgacagagagagcgagtgATGCATTTTCACGTTGGAgagcaggagagagagagccgcccAGCGAGTTGCGGACCAGAGGGAACCTGCAGGCCAGCGCACTCTGTCGTTCAGACGCGTGCAACACCAGAGGCCCGCCCCCTTACCCGCTGAGGCGGATTTCTTATCTACTTGTCTCTGTGTTTGGTGTGTTGTTTCTTTCTGAGTtgggcgtctctctcgcgtgactcgtcttcctctcaaAGTCTCTGCTCTCTGCTGCTCGGGAGAGAATCTGAGAGAGCGAACGTGAGAGGTTCTAATAAAGaccgaggagggagagagctcTCCGGCGCCTGGACAGcgcccgtcttcctccgcgtgccCCCAAGGCCCCTCCTCTTGGTCTTCTTCTGATCTCTATCTCGCGTGGCTCGACTCtcgtgctgctgctcgccgacATGTTCTGAGAAGGGAAGGaaagacggagagagagtgTGCGAGCGGTGAGATAACGCAGTGCGTGTgacgtcgctctctgcaAGCTTTGCtcagagaaggaagagacgAATCTTCGCACGAGTTGTGAAGccgtcgtctctgcttccccaggcatgcgcagcgccagcgcatTCAAAGCAGAAATCGATTCTTCACCGCACGCTTCCGGCAAGTGCAGTGAGAGAAGAGGTGTTTGGCCTCTGCTCTCTTTAACGCGCAGGTACCTGCTGTCAACGCTACCCGATTCTGATTCTCTGCGtaccgcgcctgcgcggccgacttgcgtatatgcatacatatgtgtagttgtacatatatatgtatgtatatggtATGCGTGATTCTTCCGGTGACCTCTACTGCTTCCTGCTCGTTTTCACGTCGCGAACGCAGCACACAAGGCACGCTGGTGGGTTCTggcccctgcggcgtctgcgatCTTTCCCCGGGTTTCTTCCTTCGCATCTTCCGTGTGCCGCTGCTCGTCCCCCGCGTGTGACTCATTGAGAGCTCCGGGACGGCAGAGCGTTTCAAATGAGGGCCTCTGCTGGGAGACTGACGTGTATTGGGGGCGTCCGTTTGACAAGTTCGGCGATGAACGATGACTCCTTATGGGACCAAGCAGACAGGCGGTATTTCTGCGAACAAAGCAGCAGCATTTCGCGACCGGCTCCACCGCATGGAATGCGAGGGTCACTTTGAAAGGAAttccgcagacagagagTGCAGctctccccccttccccccctcccctccctccggACACCACGACAATGAGGTCTAGTGGCCTAATTGTCCTCCgcgctttctcgctcgcgcaaggctccctctctctgggtgtctctctctcgttcgcCTCCAAGAGCGCTGGGTTTGTCGGGTCCTCCTCTCACGGGCACTTCAGAAATGCTTCATTCCAAAGGgcgggaagacgaggcgacaGCAAAGGTGTCTTTCGTCCGTGGGTTTCGTGGCCCAAGTCTGAGGGACAGAAAAAGCGGGTTTTGCCGCGCATCACACGCGTTCAGTGCCTGCAGTCTCGAGCTAGAGCCTGTCTGTGGTTCGTGGGGCGTCTTCCGACTCCCCGACCCGCCGGCTCAACCTGGCGACGCGGGAGCGCGCGTTCCAATTTCCTCACTCTTCTGCGTCACCCTTCGCAggtcggcggctgccgcgcgggacTCGGGGTCTGCAGCCCTGTACGGGAGGATGCCTtgggcgcctccttctccgcgatGGCGGGGGTCGTGGCAGTGCGATGTCTCTGTCGCTGTCAAGTCATTGTTTTGCGAGTGGTGTGCGGTGTTTCAGGTCGAGGTGCGACGGGCGATTCCCcgtgaagaggcgcgcgaccacggcgctgcaggcggcgaccgcgatgCTGGCCGTCTGTTCGTTGGAGGCATCAGCGACGACGTCAACGACGGTAGGGCTCGAGGCTGCGACCTCGATGCGTCTCCAGGCAGCGTTGAGCGGCACTGtgcgcagatgcatgcgctTTTGTATCGCCTCGAAGGTGCAGCTCCTCCGTGGCAAAGAGCCGGGAGCTGCGGAGGTCATCGAAGGAGGCGTCTTCGTGGCGAGTGTGGGGTGGGGGCGTCGCACAGGGTTGGGCAGTCGGCGGAATTCGTTGCATCGCATGCACCGGTTGCGCGGTGTTTCTCTGCACGTATCAAAAGCAGTCCTTAAGAATCATAGAACCAGTTAAGCCGTCGTTTAAAACTACTAAACATCAGacaagtatatatatgagcACGTGTATAATCAAAAATCAAATTCGCATAAACAGTGGAAGCGAGTGGGCGAATGTGGCGCGGGGTCTGCTTCTCGTTTCCAGTCGAGACGCGTCTGGGGTGCTGCATGTGTGCTCAGAATCGCTCCGCGCGTACTTCCGTCACTACGGCGAGATCCAATCCGCCAATGTGATGTTTGACAGGCAGAACAACCGGCCGCGAGGTAAGGAGGCAGTCGAGAggcgtccgcctccgtcCGGGGGCGCTTGCGGCTTCGACGATACAGCGCGTAGATGAGCGTGCAGCTTGCCCAGTTGACCTCGATGCGCGGGCAGTGGGTGCTTTGTGGCTGAGTCTAGTGCCAGATCGCGCATGATTCGCCTGCAAATAGCTAGTCTGCCGTCGCAGTTCTTTAGCTTAGAAGCTTACTTCGTCAGTCTGTAGCGGTGCGGCAACCCTGCGCGACCCCTTCGCATTTGCTTctgcgcagagctgcgcgtAAGCATGCAAGGTGTAAGTAGGTATCGGTATGGACTGCAGATCTGGAAGCCTTCGAGTTGTATGAAGCCGGTGCCGCGGCGTGGCCTTTGATTTTGCAGGCTTCGGTTTCGTCATCTTCAGAAACccggacgacgcggagaaggcgatcGGCCCCCACAAGAAGCTCGGCGTGCATGTAAGTGgaggcgtctgtcgcgtgCTGCTTCCGTTGCCCAGGAGCCTCGAGTCGATCCTGGCGCGCCACCGCGCTTTGAAAGTCTGACCCAGTCGCACTGCCGCTCTCGTCCCCGGCCTCGAGTTCCCGTGTGCAGTCGTGTGTAGCCTCATAACAGTGCACCCCGAGGTTGCCTCTCGCCACAAGTTTCGCTGTGAGCTGTCTCATCACCTTTTGTGTTTTCTCTCGGGTGGTGTTCTCAGTgcgaagcgaagcgcgcTCAGCCTCGCCAGATGaaccgcgagcgcggctctGGAGGCGGGTGGGGTGGAAGCGGCGGATACGgtggtcgcggcggcggcggatacggcggcggaagggacGGAGGCtacggcggcggccgccgaagagacTACGGCAACTACGGGCCCCCCGGTGGCGCTGTGGATCCCTCCTCAGGTGAACATAAAATGCAACAGGCTATGTATATAGGCACAGTAAAAGGTGACCATGGAGGCTCGTAGAGAGGCTCATtagacggggggggggggggaggaggtgGACTGGTTTTTGGTATCTGAAGCGAAATTGGAGGGGCTGTTTGCAAATCGGGGGGGGTCATCGCCGCCCGACTCGACCTCGTTCTTTCGTCTCTGTTCGTGTCTGTCGAAGCCCGGTGCGACGcttgcatgcgtctgcaCTGTTTCGTGTGTCGTTTTGCCCAATCGTTCAGGCTACGGAATGGGCGGTCCCAGTGGCATGTATGGCGCCGGCGGCTATAGCGGCTACGCGAACTACAACCCGTACTACGCGGCCTACTACGCCCGTGAGTGTCTCCTCAGTACACTTTCTTTCGCTGAACTTCGTTTCTGCAGCCCCCCGGGCTTGTGGACGAATCAGTTGGTTTGATTCGTCCACAAGCCCACTTAGAGGTGTCTATCGTGCGGGTTACCGTCTCTTTTGTCGAAGCGAGGGTGGTtgcctgagagagagagagccttTGTGTGGACTCGGTTTCTCCGCTGTGGCTCATGTGTGCAAGGCCTTGTTCACGTTATGCGTGTTGTTGTGCGCAGAAATGGCAGCCTACAGTGCGATGGGCGGCTA
This DNA window, taken from Besnoitia besnoiti strain Bb-Ger1 chromosome III, whole genome shotgun sequence, encodes the following:
- a CDS encoding hypothetical protein (encoded by transcript BESB_047930), which translates into the protein MAATMQESSERLVESPDDDSIPGVKGASGSGFSALWDFPARSYAKYFDEEETKQFRQCSSCLMLQWVLNVLCNVGNFALALAITLHPKCLDGRFSWSTVHTSINLLVLTVSMSLGIAGLRHGSPSKLFQACAGHLLLSAYELLLFARDLCIISFSTERDQIYVYFRGGESHRALFTGVCATAGVSCLLSIVNAYKLRKLTTLLHKALPEDGTYSHA
- a CDS encoding RNA recognition motif-containing protein (encoded by transcript BESB_047940), coding for MAFDGPNNGTAAGGIPEEDSGIPLPYVEGEAHAPQNPELLQHQMPAPQAFDQDGVVSGDNSASAPVGDEAAVPLGGHPIPDEGARNEGDSGSPHQASDPDDQAGGAPQRASGETDKEVQMRKLFVGGLSRSTTTDSLRTYFQQYGDVADSEVLFDKFTGRSRGFGFITFTTPDPIARVADMRHTVDGTQVEVRRAIPREEARDHGAAGGDRDAGRLFVGGISDDVNDESLRAYFRHYGEIQSANVMFDRQNNRPRGFGFVIFRNPDDAEKAIGPHKKLGVHCEAKRAQPRQMNRERGSGGGWGGSGGYGGRGGGGYGGGRDGGYGGGRRRDYGNYGPPGGAVDPSSGYGMGGPSGMYGAGGYSGYANYNPYYAAYYAQMAAYSAMGGYGGYSSGASAPVYGMGGEEGGYGSPPASGGAERGNRMANRSTPY
- a CDS encoding hypothetical protein (encoded by transcript BESB_047950), whose protein sequence is EEETPENSAHLSATRGCSSRPPLESCRLYHSARPHAPQQVPSCPCPFLCASSLRVFYFRAPWALHQVLPHSRRTNTRAPKMACGQPFPRTVSLHQPPSRPRLRRASSGSPPKDGLPPPLAGARPPAGRGAARSGVTSAEADCERC